AAGAGATTCAGTCATATGTCCACCCCTTAATCCGTCAGACTTGGTTGAGCTTAAGTAGCATGCCTACCTCCATCAGCTCCACTCAAACCATTTGACTtggaaaagggtggggggagagccCCCAAAGGAAAATCAAAGTGCAGCTACCAAAAGAAGGGACATGGATGTTAGCCAGGCAAAAGAGGGTAAGCAAGAACCCAACACTGAACATTAGAACTAGAGTGGAAGACACCATGATATAAGAATTTTTATGGCACTTAAACTCAGACTTGCTGCTCAATAAAGGGGAGAGAGGTaatttcttatataaaaaaacaactttttaaaaattgaggtataattgacatacattatattactttcaggtgtacaaaataatgattcaatacttgtaaatatttcaatacttgtaaatatttcaaaataatcaccacaataagtccaggTAACATCtgtcatcagatttttttttcttctgatgagaacttttaagatttactctcttagcaactttcaactaTGCAACacggtattattaactacagtcgcCATGCTGTACCTcgccatgacttatttattttataactggaagttttttccttttgactcccttcatccatttcacctacctccccaccctccacctctggcaaGCACCTACCTGTTATCTTTTTCTAtgggcttttttggttttttttttccacatataagtgaaatcaaatGGCAATGATTGGcagtctttctccatctgacttttTCACTTATACACTcggggtccatccatgttgccgaaaatggcaagatttcctctTTGTCTGCTGACCAGTAGGTCATTATATATATCTACCACAACAttaaccattcatccatcaatggacacctaggttgtttccaaatcttggctattgtaaatagtgctgcaatgaacataggggtgcatatatcttttccagttaatattttcattttcttcagataaatatccagatgtggaattgctggatcatatggtagctctattttccatttttttttaaggaaactccatacagttctccatagtggctccaccaatttataaccccaccaacagtgtacaagtgttcctttttctccttgttatttgttgtctttttgataatagctattctaacaggtgtgagatgatatctcattgtggtttttatttgcatttccctgaagattagTGATATTGTACATCTTTTAATGTACCTTTTGGCTGTCTgcatgtattctttggaaaaaatgtctattcaggtcctctgcccatttttaaaatcaggctgttctttttttttttttttttttttcaatgttgagTTACATGagtctttgtatatttgggatattaaccccttatgggATATATTGTTTGCCAATaccttctcccatttagtaggttgcctttttattttgtttatagtttcctttgctgtgcagaagctttttagtttgatgtagtttatttatttttgcttttgtttccattgtctgagaaaacagattgaaaaaaaatattgctaataccaatgtcaaagagcatactgcctacattttcttctaggaatcttatggtttcaggtcttacgtttaagtctttaatccattttgagttgattttggtatatggtgtgagaaagcagtccagtttcattcttttgcatgtagacgtccagttttctcaacaccatttattgaagagactgtcctttccccattgtatagtcttggctcttttgttgtatattaattgaccatatatgcatggttttattctgagctctctattctgttcaattgatttagtgtctttttttaatgccaataccatactgttttgattactatagctttgtaatatagtttgaaatcaggacggGTGAtgctccagctttgttcttctttaacaggattgctttggctatttgaggtcttttgtggttctgtacaaattttagaattgtttgttctagttctgtaaaaaatggcattggaattttgataaagattgcattgaacctgtagatcactttgggtagtattgacatttattttaacaatattaattcttccaacccatgagcaCAGACTATCTTCCcaattatttgtgtcttcttcatgttctttcattagtgtcttatagttttcagtgtacagatcttttacctcctatttattttttatgtaattgtAAATAGGATAGTTTTGTTAATGTCTCTGTTAGTTTATTACTAGTATATataaatgcaaccaatttctgtacatgattttgtatcctgcaattttactaaattcatttattagttctcacAGTTTTctgatggagtctttagggttttctatatatagtatcatgcagTAGtgaccattttacattttcatttccagtttggatgtcttttatctttttcttgtctactggctctggctaagacttccaatataTTGGCAAGAGTGgatattcttgtcttgttcctcttctagagaaaaagttttcatcagtatgatgttagctgtgggcttgcatatatggcctttattatgttgaggtacattccctctaaaAGAGAACTTTTATTACTTGAAGTTCCTATTATCAGGAAGCATCACACTGTTACCAGCCAATATATCATCTTGGTACATTCACTTACTTCTAAAGAGTTTGGCCATTAGAAAAGCAGAGATTGCTGCTGCACCAATCCCAAATCCACTTAGCTATGAAAGAACTCTTTATATTTCAAAGTCAAATGAGAAACAAGAGGgactctttttaaagaaatgaatctcAAACTTCCTCTGCCAAAAACTGACTTATTAAACTTCAGGTTGAATTAAAGACCAGTTCAGAAGATGTTCCAAAATTTCCATCTTTCTCTTCTCACACAAGCAATAATTCTTCACTTCCCCATCTCTAAGTTCTCTATTCATTCTCCCACTTCTAAACCCAAAGAATATTAATACATTCCAAAATAGCATTTCCATATACCCAAGTTTCTGGATCTAGCTGAGGTAAATTTTTGGTCATGTTAATTCCTAAGCTCTTTTCTAAGGATTCTTTGCCTTGAACAACTCCATTTACAAAAGtagtttaatataatttatatatgcatCTAATCCAAATGGACTGCCTTCAGTGGAAGGAAACAAGTTGTCTCTAATGCACCCACTCTAGGGCGCCATGGTGGTACAGGCCACCACACCCATGTCCAGGCCTAGCCTCCTCCCTGAATGTTGAGGAAGCCCATTTAATGAATGTCTTCTGAGCTGGACTGTTTATAAGGGGCCTCACTGAACCCCATAGCCTTTCCACAGCTCAAGTccttggaaaacatttttcagattCTGTGAAAGTCATGTGTGATTAGTGCCAGTTAGGTTTGATTAATCAAAAATCTATATTTGATATACAGTTTTCAGAGGGAATGTTTTAATCCTACAGCTTTAAGTGTCCATGTTGTCAAGTGATATGAGAACCGAAAACCCCAGATTAATATTTGCAGATCATGATAACATTGACTTCAGATGTTAAGGTAAGAACAATGTGGATTCATGACTTTGCATATAAATGTACAACTATTCTGCCCCCATTGGCAGAGCATGGGTTTGGTACTAATCCATCTACACCACCTTAGCATCCCCGCCTGGACACTGTCAGCCTGCAAGCATTTACAACATGCTCAGATGAATGCAACCAATGACTAGGATATAACAAAGACAACCGGCCCTGCTGACAATTGATTTTCACCCAATGGCAGCAATTTggatggagagaaatggaaaaatataggaTAAGTCATCTTTTTTGAGGTCAAGTCTGCAGGGCACAAGGTCTGTCTCACTTCACACAGCTATTGAAACCAAACTCTCATGAAAGAGTAtctaaggaaggaagagaaaaataaaccattcATTAAGCACATTTACTGGAAAACAGTGTTTAACTATTGAAGATTTAGGTTAGAATTTAGGATGATTCCTCTCTGTTAGATCCCTTAGCACTCTACCACTATTCCTAAAATCTTTCATAATCATACTAGTTTTTCATGACATCGAAAGCCAAAACAGCGTAAGTTGCTGGAAAGTGTCTCAAATTACCTTAAAGACTACAAAGGATTTAGACTTCTACATGTAAAATGATCGTGGCCTCTTTTCTAGGCTTTGAGTATAAGTCAGTAGGCCCACCAgagtaattaaattaaatagattaaaatatactGTTTACTGAGTTTTGGTGAAGTTTTAGCTCGTGTATTTTAATGACAGGATAAAGTAGTATATTGCAGATTTCATATATTCCTTACTCTCCCTCTCTACTCCATCCCCTTTTCAGCCTTTGGAAGTAGGTGTCTCCACTAAGCTGACGCCATATGTTCCTTCAACCGCTGATCACATTACTCTGTAGATTTCCCATATTCATTTTCTATGTCAAGACAAACCTTGTGGCCCTCTGTTAAGAGAGCCTGATTAAGGCTGTCTTTCATTAGTATTTCATGTTCCTGTTCTCCATTTAACCTGCACTCTGCCCTTTCATGTGGAAACCATCCTTCATAAGAGCTGGAAATGCTCTTTCACTCACCTTTTCTTCTAAAGCCCTTAAGCTCGCTAATGCATGAATGGGTATGGGTATGGATGAAATAGTACTCAAATGTACACATGGTGTTGTGAAATATATcgatattttattagttttattccAGGTAAACACATTTAACCAAATTGCAAATTACATCACAATTGAAGTTAGATAGAAAATCCCACCACATAGGACTTCTGAGGTTTGGTACAGTAGTTTGTTTTGATGGCCTCATGTATACAATCACTATAGTCAGTATTACACTTGCCACACTTACAGCTTATAGCTACAGGGTAGGAGAAATAAGGAGTAACATGGCGTGGGCATCTTGGTATTTCTACAGTCTTGTACATGAAGTCTCTATATGTACAAACATCCTGGGACAGAGCATATTTGGGAAGAAACAGCTTGCCATTGAAGTCCtgaggaaagaatttaaaaaggagCATACTGTGATAGgactttagaaaatatatagataatggaaacagataaaaatcaattcatttatattcttttgtcACAAACAGGACTGGAGGAGGATTCCTTAGTTCCATTCCCCGGTACTAACTCAACATATCCATACTAAATCCCATAGAGACAAAAGTGACACCCCCTTTTTTACCTTATATCATGAGAACAagataagttttaaataaattttggaagtaaaactgttataaaattaTCTGTATCCACTGTGCTGCGTAGATACTGTAACCTGTGTACTCTACCTCTACAGAGCCAATAACCATTAGATTTTGGAAATGAGGTtgtgttttatctcattttatctctGGATAGAAATGGACTGAGTCTAGGTTTATCTAATTTTCGGCTAAAAGAAGTGAAATGAACTACATACCCGTGTCATACAATATCCAGCACAGATGGTGGTGTTGATGGTTAGGCAGTAAGCACACTCTTTCCTTTCGACATGCATCATATACTCAGTTGGAATACAAAAAGCCATTGCTTGCCCACATGCAAGGCCAAAAAGCATGGACATCAGGAAGATAGCAGTCATGCtaaatcaaagataaaattaaagaatCTATTACATGTATCCTTTAGGACATTCAGAAGGGACATTCAGAAAGAGctataatgtgtgtgtatgtgtgtgtgtgtataaatataggtatttattgaatgcctactttGTCCTAGGCCCTATATTAGGTGTTTTTACATAGTTAATACTCTCAGTAACCTTTCTTTATATACTTAGATGTGGCTATGATCCACATACCCCATAGTGACAGAGCTAACATAGTGAAAGTCCTGCTTGCAAGTGCCACTTAGCTCCACTGGGCAGTGAAATGGCAAGCCTGAACACTATAATAGAAAAGTGGCAGGGACACATATGTCAACTAAGTACAAAATAATTCATTCAATGGAAACAATCAAAATATCTGCCTTTATCATTATAAGAAGTGAGTTAACAGGCTTCAGTAAGGGCTTTCCCAGaaatgtgcttttctaaaaacttTGGTTCAATAGCTTAAAAGGCCAACAAACTGGTCATaataagaaaaggcaaagaaatcaaGGAAGTGCATAATCAAACTTCAGTACCAGCTCAAAGCAAACAGTCTTGCATATGATTCTACCCAATGCCTGTCAAGAAAGACAAGGCTAAAGGTCAACTAAAACTACCACTGGTGTTAAGGGGCTAACCCAGAAATCTAAAAACCCCTCTTCTCAACCCTTAGGATATCCTTTAAGGTTGAAAGAATTAGAGttggaaaaataaagttattctaCTCAGAAGTTGTATGGAACtcattatcttaaaaatattgtggAGGCAAAAAATACAGATTGACACAATGAGAGTAATACAATCAAGGATGACAGGTCCACTGTAAGTTAGCCAGGAAAGTAAAATAAGTTTTGGGTGCACAGAAGACAACAGAGGATCCACAGTGCCTCAGGCAGAACACGTATCTCTATAGAGCCTGTCTGATGAAAAGTGTGTTCACTATCAACTGGACTTTGTAATGAGTTGGATAATGTTATGACTTATAATTATTTAAGTTTTGCTACTGAGAGAGGGTAATCAAGTTTCAGACTTTTGGATGTAAGTTGATCACTTCAAAGATTGTACAGTTAGCTAggcatatttggattttttttccttctcaggtATCatagtcagaaaagaaaatacatatcttAATGGAGCAGTATTACCTTTGAACACAAActtgttttattattctattaaataaattataattcattaaATGTTGTTATTCAATCATGAAAAATGTATCaagatttttctcaatttttttctcaaatctaTCAATTATATCCCAAGAGTATCTTTAAGCTACATACACTGAAACTTCCATTAACTGAAATCTCATAGACTCTGCCTCAGTTAAcaagaatttttgtctttaatcagctcgtaagaaaaaaatgaaaccacattCAACAAGCTAccaggtatttattttaaatgtcaacttCCAGAGATTAGTGGCCATTCCAACCAGTCTCCTATTTGGATAATGAGAATTGCCAATAAATTAGACAAACATATATTGAGCATTTAAAGTAGGCACTGACAGACATAAAATGGATAAGCTATGGTCTTTGACCTCAAGGGCTGACAGTCTAGTGAAGGAGATAACTATGaacactaatgataaaaatacatattgtttAACTGATAACaccaagtgttggtgatgatTTTGAGCAACTAGAActttcatatgttgctggtgggatgGTAAAGtggtacaaatatttttaaaatcagtttgattgtttcttacaaaattaaacatacacttaactgatgacccagcaattctactcctagatagtCACTCAAGATAAATAAGAACAAATGTTAACAAAAAGTAGGTAGTGTTTTAAGTGCTCTGAATGACTTGAAATTATGACTCTGACACCCACAataatcaaagatttttttttttcctatatagaCAAGGAAGTGAACTAACCCATTAAGAAGTGTTTTCTGGTGAacactttcaaataaaatttgcATATTTAAGCATTCCTTGGAGTTTTTTTGGTATTTCAACCATGGAGCAAAGTTATAAGAATTCCTTGCTCATGGAGTCTGGTTTTCTCAGTGCTTCACAAATGTGAGCTCCCCCCATGGTACAGAGCTGCTTCCATTATTTTAGAGCCACAGACTTAGAGGATCCTCTGCAGgatcttaaaaatattgactgagggacttccctggtagtccaggaattaagacttcaccttccaaagcagtggatgcgggttcaatccctggtcggggagctaagatcccacatgccttgcggccaaaagacataaaacagaagaaatattgtaacaaattcaataaagactttaaaattgtccacatcaaaaaaaatcgactgagtaaatgatataaaatattcacctgtcatgatcatatggttcttgcCCATCTAGCCAGCCAGCTATTGAATTTTTGCCATAGGAAATAATTAACTTCACATATTTTAACTTTTAGCTCTATGATCTATATAAAACAGACATGTGCTGACCTAGTGGTGAGAATATTGGTCCCGGAGTTAAGGAACAGAATTCTATTTCAAGATCTCCCATGGATCTATGAGAAATCGACTAAAATATTGAATCTATCTGGGCCtaatttccccatctgcaaaacagaaaaagacaagtacaCCTGATCCTTTTTAAAACTGTAGAATAAAAAACAGTTTTGGAACTTTTACCCATTGTTGTCATATTCATTATGGACACTTTACATTGTTCTGAAGTTCCTCTTATAAATGTAAAACTgcaaattaacaaaaagaaaaattaaaagttctgaATCATCATCAGCAGTAGCTATATAACTTAGTAAAGAAAGTAAGaattattctttctcctttattgcAAATAGTAAAACTTCACCCAAAGAATCTTTCTGGGGCTcaatttcttcagctgtaaaagaAAAGTCTTAGAACCACAAGATGATCAGGAAGGACTTTTCAGCACAAATAGACTATGATCTTATGTGATAAATTAGTGTCCGGTCCCTGGTCTAAGAGATAGTGATCTAGAATTATGCTTCCAGATTTTATTGCAATTGTGTGTAACTGAGAAATTAGGAAATTTGTACCTTCATTTTTCCATATATtccttcctaaaatcataataagtatAAAACAATACATGTGAAGCACTTGGAATGCTACAGAAGACTATGTAACTATATAATATTGAGTATATAAATCAGTGTTAGTTAATACCTCCCTAGATGATCTGCCACAATTTCTCCTTTATTGTCACCTGGATTCTCATCCTCTGTAACTtaattgcttcttttaaaatcattcataaatgatttattgagcacctaaacACAGAGGTGTGATTTTAGGCCCTAAATAATGAGAGATGCCCTTTTCAGTGCCATGACCACTATGTCTACACTTTCAACGTCTGTACTTATTCCAAGATATCCTCTTTCCTTTGTCCCTTACCcagccttttctctcttctttttgttctcaCTACCTTCATTCTTAAGCACATTTCTCTCTACTCTGTTAATTGCCTTCACCAATCTTTTCTCCCCAAATCCCTTACTGTGCTATGAAAAGAATCAATTGCCCACCCTGTGAACTCCAGGAAGTTCACTAAAGCAATATATTTTTCTAGAGAGCAAAATGTACTATAAGTCAGGTGTGTGCTTTGGAAACTATCCAAGGGGGTTTAGCTATAACTAAAACAATAAAGAGTAAATTACCTCTGCAGGTACCCAAAACTGAATTTATTCCCAACTTTTCTCAGAAGTACATTATCATCAAAGATAACCATTAGTAATTGACAGGATTTAATACACAGATTATTTAActgattaaaacatttaaatcaaaTGTAAATAGTAAGGGAAGGCCATGAATATCAATCAGCCTTCAATAGGGAATTGAccaatttttcctcttctttgaagTCAGTAGAATATTTTCTTATCCTTACATATGTAGTTCATTCATCTTCACCTACCACTGAACAATTTTGGAGCAATAACTAGAATTTCTAGAGCCTATCAAAGCAAATTGTCACTCAgcatttgccatttttaaataaatgctaaaatgatgaaaatgaaaataatttagaataacaACATTTCATTTCACAATGCCTTCTCAGTGTATACACCTACCTTACTTTGCACTGGGGAGCTGATGCTGTAATGACCCAGACTAAAAGCTCTTGGTTCATTTTATACCCTTCAGGATAATTCCTCTCTGATCTTCTTGTTTATATAATCATGTTTGAATTACTGCTTCCTTATCTAAAAACCGTCTATTGAAAATTCATACTGAACCccaaataaaatgtgtttagaCAAACAATTTCACAACATCTTCCTCTGGAAACTCTGACATTATTGCAGcatgaatttccttttctcctatttcaaaataaaattaccctTGTAAATATAtcctttattaatatttattaataaaggagaaaaatacagaaggataaaaaacaaattcaaaacaaaaaccccTTAAACATCACCTAAGTAAGTCTTGGGAATGAAAACTTTGGGGGGGCTTGAGTGTCCCAAATTTtacctaaatgttcattttacCTAAATGCTCATCTATAAAGCAAAGGTAACTTCTTTATGGTAACCCAGGACAATTGGCGTACATCTTGCTGACAAAACCTCCccaaaattagttcaaaatatgttatttgttttttctttggatttaaacaataataagtaaaatttacATGTGGGAAACAATAGTCATTTAAGTAAATGGCCAAATATTTTGAGATGTCAAAATGATTGAGcacaaatcctggctctgccatttactagttaTATGACTTTAGCATGCTTGAGTTCTCTTtacttcagtttctttacctaCTTAAAGATAATATCAGGTTCctaagaattgcttttgctgcatcccataggttttgggttgttgtgttttcattgtcttttgtttctaggtattttttgatttcttctctgatttcttcaatgatctcttgattatttagtagcatattgtttagcctccatgtgtttgtgttttttacatttttctccctgtgactgatttctaatctcatagtgttgtggtcagaaaacatgcttgatacgatttcaattttcttaaattttccgaggcttgatttgtgacccaagatgtgatctatcctggagaacattccatgtgcacttgagaagaaaatgcattctgctgctttcagatggaatgccctataaatatcaattaagtctatcagtctaatgtgtcatttaaggcttgtgtttccttattaattttctgtctggatgatctatccattggtatAAGTAGAGGGTtataaagtctcccactattactgtgttactgtcaatttccccttttatggctgtttgcatttgccttaggtattgaggtgctcctatgttgggtgtataaatatttactattgccatcatcaaaaaatctacaaacaataaatcctggagagggtgtggagaaaagggaaccctcttgcactgttggtgggaatgttaattgatacaaccattatggagaacagtatagaggttccttaaaaaactaaaaatagaactaccatatgacccaggaatctcaCTACTGgtcatatgcccagagaaaaccataattcagaaagacacatgcaccccaatgttcattgcagcactatttacaatagccaggtcatggaagcaacttaaatgcccatcgacagacgaatggataaagaagacgtggtacgtATATACggtgcaatattactcagccatagaaaggaatgaaattgggtacCCACGAGTAGAGTAAATCCGCATTCAAGTAGAACTGGTGAacaagccaaaaagagaaaaacaaatatcatatattaatgcatatatgtggaatctagaaaaatggtattgatgatcttatttgcaaagcagaaatagagacacagatgtagagaacaaacatggataccaagggggaatgggggggtgggatgaattgggagatggggattgacatatatacattattgatattatgtataaactagataactaataagaacctactgtatagcacagggaactctagtcgatgctctgtggtgacctaaatgggaaggaaatccaaaaacagcggatataggtatgtgtatagctgatttactttgctgtgcggtagaaactaacacaacattgtaaggcaactatactccaataaaaaaaactagctcacaaattttttaaattttttaaattttaaaaagtgataatatTAGTgtttatgtaaagcacttaacacagtgtctggcatataataagtgctcaataaatggtaggtaATCTATAATAactcaactttttttaaaaaaaatatttagttacaGAACCTAGTACATAGTAGGCAATTATTACATTTGTTGAATGCATAAATGGCTGAGGGAGTGCatgaataaataattactgaatttTTGGTACCAACATACACTTTTCTCCATTCCATAGCTGTAACTCAATTTTACCCCTTTTAACCCATTTGCATCACTGTAACAAAAGCAAAATGCCAAAAGTTCAATGAGAATATCCCATTGCCCTCAGCaaaaagtccaaactccttagtaTTATTTACCAAGTCCCTCACAATCTATTTTATCTCTCTAGTTTTATCTTTCACCATCTCCCACCTTCCCCCTATCTTCCCtaccttttctccacttcctatGTTTTTCAGCCACACTGCATTAGTTCCTCAGATTAGTCACATCCTTTCTTGCCTCCAAGTCTTTTCATATGTCATTCCTTCTATCTGGAACATTTGCCTGATCCTTCATTCCATGCCTCATCTTATCCAACTcctgctcattctttttttttaatgggttgttcctttttttttttaaagatttatttattaattatttatttattttatttatttttggctgcatcaggtcttggttgtggcatgcaggatcttcattgaggcatgtgggattttttgcTACAGTGCGTGGGCActttgttgcagcgtgcaggcttctctctagttgtggtgtgcaggctccagggcacgtgagCTCTGGAGTTGAGGCACATGGGTTCCAGacagcatgggctctgtagtttgcggcacagcagcctctctagttgagatgcgcaaactcagtagttgtggcgcacgggcttagttgccccgtggcatgtgggatcttagctccctgatcaggaATCAAAGCCACattccctgcattgtaaggcggattctttaccactggacgaccagggaagtccctcctgctCATTCTTAATGGAGAAAGAACCCCTTTGCAAAGCCTTCTCTGTTTCCCCAAGGTCTTTATCATGGTTAGTGGTTTTAAGAGAATTAGAGGAAATATATAGAacatctggcacatggtagatgctcaataaatcatAGATATTATAGATTATTGACAATCCCATTAGTCTTCACTAATCCTAGTCtatattcttattattattattattttttttgcagtatgcgggcctctcactgttgtggcctctcccgttgtggagcacaggctccagatgcacaggctcagtggccatggctcatgggcccagccactccatggcatgtgggatcctcccggaccagggcacaaacccgtgtcccctgcatcggcaggcagactctcaaccactgtgccaccagggaagcccctatattattaataaaagttattgaaaaaaaaatgaggcctgGTATAGCTGAGTCTCCTTGGAAGGGAGATGGGAAGGTCAAGAAAGAATCTAGGATATATACCagaaaaaatcattttggaaCCCTCAAATCTTGGGAATATGAGCTACTGTGTAGTAAGGGAAGAACTATGAAAACagggaaagggacttccctggtggtccagtggttaaaactcca
This genomic interval from Physeter macrocephalus isolate SW-GA chromosome 4, ASM283717v5, whole genome shotgun sequence contains the following:
- the TSHB gene encoding thyrotropin subunit beta, translated to MTAIFLMSMLFGLACGQAMAFCIPTEYMMHVERKECAYCLTINTTICAGYCMTRDFNGKLFLPKYALSQDVCTYRDFMYKTVEIPRCPRHVTPYFSYPVAISCKCGKCNTDYSDCIHEAIKTNYCTKPQKSYVVGFSI